Within the Plesiomonas shigelloides genome, the region GAACATAGTATTCAGAAACCAGCTGACCAATATTGATCAGATCGTCTTGCTGGGCCGGTTGACCGGCCCGCGGATGAATTGCCATACGGCGTTACTCCCTAACGCTCAGATGGTGCCGCAAACTTTATCCGTCAGTTCCGCGGGGAACTGCATCGCCGTCATGATCTGCTCGACCATGGCGCGTTTACGACCCGAGTTGGTGTTGGTAATGACCCAATAAGGGGTACCCGGAATAGCTTTTGGCTTGGTGTGGGTGCCGTGCAGCAACAAGGTTGCCTCATCTTCGGCAAAATAAACCCGGGTACGACCGCGCAGCTCTTCTGTAGCGGCAGTAAATCCGCTTGGATCCAGCGAATACAAAGAAGAGAGGATCTGCATGAAACGACCGATCGCTTTAGTCTGGGCGGCATATTCATCTGACAACAGCAGCTCGCGCACGGCCCGTACACGATCGACTGAACACTCTTTTCCAGCATCACGGCTGACCACGATCCCGGCAGGACGTGGCTCGCTGCTCGGGGATAAATTCAGCATGCGACGCAAAATGTCGGAGGCACTTTCTCCGATATGCTGTGTATGACCCGCAATAATACGGTACAGCTCTTCGTCTACTTCAATGATTTTCATGTCGATCCAATGTCGTTCTCTTGCATGAATAACTCGGCGATTATACCTTCTCAGGCCATGATTCTCTATACACCAACTTGGTTTAGCTCATGATCAACTACAAACAACAGGGAGAAGGTCCGGTACTGGTGCTGATCCACGGTCTGTTCGGCACGCTGGATAACCTCGGCTTACTGGCTCGCGATCTGGTTAATGACTACCGGATCATTCAGGTCGATCTGCGTAATCACGGCCAGAGTTTTCATAACACAGAGATGAATTATGAGGCCATGGCCGCGGATGTGCTGCAACTGCTGGATCAGTTGCAGATCCCGCAAGCGAGCTTCATCGGTCACTCGATGGGGGGCAAAGTCGCCATGAAGATTGCCCAGCTCGCACCAACGCGCGTTGAACAATTGGTGGTGCTGGATATGTCACCGGTAGATTACCAAACTCGCCGCCACGATCAGGTGTTCAGCGCCCTGCATGCCGTCGACCAAGCGCGTCCAACGCGCCGTGCACAAGCTGCCGAACTGATGCGCCACCATCTCAAAGAAGAAGGCGTGATCCAGTTTTTGCTTAAATCTTTTGCGCCCAGCGATGAGAGCAGCTGGCGCTTTGCCGTGCGTGAGCTAGAAAACAACTATCCGCAGATTGTCGGCTGGAATGAAGGTACGCCGTTTAATAAACCGGTGCTGTTCATCAAAGGCGAACACTCCCCCTACATTCAAGACAAATTCCGCCCCGATATTTTGCGCCAGTTTCCACAAGCGAAAGCCCATGTGATTCAGGGAACCGGACATTGGCTGCACGCGGAAAAACCAGACGCGGTATTACGCGCAATCCGGCGCTTTCTCAATGCGGATTCCCGTTAACAGGGAACAAGGGCTATGGTATAGTTCCGGCTTAAACTGACGGGCTAAATGGAATTGCCACATGCTTTATAAGCACATGGAAACTATTGAGGCGATTGGCCTTGATTTATTCTTTATTGTCCTCTTCTTTTTTATAGGGATGGCAATTCAGGACGTGCTAAAACGTGGCAATGTTCCCCCGTTTGGCCGCCGCATTGTCTGGCTGGTTTTGTTTCTTGGATGTGCAGGCTTCGTTGCCAAAGGTCTGATCCAGCTCTACTGGGAAGGCGCTGGTATCGGTTGATTCTTAGCAAGAGCAGCACTTGTAGTTCAAATGGCAAAAGAAAATACAGACCGTACCACTCTTGATTTGTTTGCTGACGAACGTCGTCCCGGTCGTCCAAAAACAAACCCGCTTCCCCGGCATGAACAGTTACGGATTAATAAGCGTAATCAGCTCAAGCGCGATAAATCCAAAGGATTACGCCGAATTGAACTGAAAGTCGATAGCCGGGTGGTGGAAGCATTAAACGTGCTGGCTCACGAGCAACAAATGAGCCGCAGTGAACTGATCGAACAAATTTTGCTGGAAAAGTTGGGCTTGGATGCGGAAGAATTCGCGCTAAACCTGACTGACAGCCCGAAATGAACGCTAAGGTATAAGAGAATGGCAAGTGTAGGAATTTTCTTTGGCAGCGATACCGGCAATACCGAAAACATTGCCAAGATGATCCAAAAACAGCTGGGCAAACACCTGGTGGACGTACGTGACATCGCCAAAAGCAGCAAAGAAGACATCGACAACTTCGATCTGCTGCTGCTGGGTATCCCAACTTGGTACTACGGTGAAGCGCAGTGTGATTGGGATGATTTCTTCCCTACTCTGGAAGAAATTGATTTCAACAACAAGCTGGTTGCCATTTTCGGCTGCGGCGATCAAGAAGACTATGCTGAGTACTTCTGTGACGCAATGGGCTCTCTGCGTGACATCGTAGAAGCGCGTGGTGGCGTGATCGTCGGTCACTGGCCAACTGCCGGTTACCACTTTGAAGCGTCTAAGGCACTGGTCGATGACCAGAACTTCGTCGGTCTGTGCATCGATGAAGACCGCCAGCCAGAGCTGACTGCCGAGCGTGTCGAGAAGTGGGTGAAGCAAGTATACGAAGAGATGTGTCTGGCCGAGCTGGATAACTAAATCTAGATAGCGAATGTCTCGCTAACGTCAATCTTGCTGCCCGGCCTCATCATGGGGCAACAGGCATCCGCAATAAAGCCGGCATTTAGCCGGCTTTATTCTTTTCATGCGGCTTATCACCCGTTGCGAAATGCGGCCGATGCGCATCTAACGGCGCGACCACCTCTTCGGTTTTGCACTTACGCCGCACGTACAGGGTGCGGTTCACCCGTGCAACTATCTCGCCCTGCGCATCTTTAATCGCCACCGTAAACTGCGGCAAACATTTCTCACCATTGGCGGTAGCCGCCAAAATCTCTTCATAACGGCCTTCACTGATTTCGAAACTGGCGGTGAGCTTACCCCAGCCAGGGCGGATGAAATCAATGTCTGCCGCTTTATCCCAGACCATGTAATCTGGCCCTAAGCGCCCAATGAGCATCAAGGCATAAATCGGATCGGTCATGGCAAACAGGCTGCCGCCAAACTGACTGCGATTGATGTTTTTATTCCACCAGCGAAACGCCAAGGTCACTTCGCAACAGCGAAAATCACGGTCTAGACGACGAATACGAATACCGGCCCCGAAAAAGGGTGGCCAGAGATTCAACGCCCAACGGAAGATCCACGCACGAAACAAAAAGGCTGGCATGCGGTTTATCCTGTTATCCTTGTCGACAGAGCAAAAACTCTACCAAACAATAACATTTGCGCAACCATTTTGTTTTTATCTGGGATTTACGGTTTTAACTTGGTTACGCACCTCTTATAATGCTAGTCACTCTCATTTCTACTCCGGTCGCCATGTCCGATGTAGATAACCGTCCGGCATAGAGATATCGATAGATAGACATACCCTCTGCCCAGACCAAAAAAATCAGGAACGCTGGATATATGACAGATAATAATACTGCGCTAAAAAAAGCCGGTCTGAAGGTCACGTTACCGCGGCTGAAAATCCTTGAACTGCTCCAGACTGGGGATTGTCAGCATATCAGTGCGGAAGATCTGTATAAAAAGCTGATCGATATGGGTGAAGAGATCGGTCTGGCTACGGTATACCGTGTACTGAACCAGTTTGATGATGCCGGCATCGTCAGCCGCCACAACTTTGAAGGCGGCAAATCAGTCTTCGAACTGACCCAGCAACATCACCATGATCACCTGATCTGCCTTGATTGCGGCAAAGTGATTGAATTTAGTGATGACTTTATCGAGCAGCGGCAAAAAGAGATTGCCCAGCGTTATGGGATCCGTCTGACCAACCACAGTCTGTACCTGTACGGTCACTGCGCCGATGGCGACTGCCGTCAGAACGAAAGCCTGCACGATCCGAAAAACTGATTCGGCGAGCTTATCCTCGGTCAGTCGCTAACTGGATCGCTCTGGTTATCTGGTTATCTGGTTATCTGGTTAATAGTACTGACATAGGCATGACATCACCGCGTCACTCATGATGTTAAAAGACAAGTCACATAAAAAAAGCGCAGTCTAGACTGCGCTTTTTTATTCGCCATCATTGAGCATATTAACCGGCCAAGAGATCAAGACCGGTTAACCCATACTCGCCTTACCGGCTTAGCTTGCGTGATTTAGCCTGCTTGATAAGTATCACGCAGACCCACAGTACGGTTAAAGACCAGATGCTCCGCCGATGAGTCTTTGCTATCTACGCAGAAGTAACCTTCACGCTCGAACTGATAGGCTTTTTCTGCTGGGGCTTGCGCCAAGCTTGGCTCAACCACACCACGGCGGATCACTAAGCTCTCTGGGTTGATGGTCGACAGGAAATCATCTGCCGCTGCCGGGTTAGCCACGCTGAACAGACGGTCGTAGACACGAATTTCAGCTGGCACACCTTTATCCGCAGACACCCAGTGGATCACGCCCTTCACTTTACGGCCATCGGCTGGATCTTTACCCAGTGTATCGGCATCGTAAGTACAGAAGACGGTCTGGATGTTGCCTTCGGCATCTTTCTCAACGCGTTCTGCTTTGATCACGTACGCATTACGCAGACGCACTTCTTTGCCCAGCACCAGACGCTTGTACTGCTTATTGGCTTCTTCACGGAAGTCTGCGCGATCGATAAAGATCTCACGGGTAAATGGCAGCTCACGCGTGCCCATTTCCGCTTTGTTCGGATGCACTGGCGCTTGCAGCACTTCCAGATGACCTTCTGGCAAGTTCTCAATCACCACGCGAACCGGATCCAGAACCGCCATCGCACGCGGCGCGTTCTCGTTCAGATCTTCACGGATACAAGCTTCCAGCGCCGACATCTCCACCAAGTTATCCTGCTTGGTCACACCGATACGACGGCAGAACTCACGGATAGACTCTGGAGTATAACCACGACGACGCAGGCCGGAGATAGTCGGCATACGTGGATCGTCCCAACCGCTCACCACTTGCTCGGTCACCAACTGGTTCAGCTTACGCTTAGACATGATGGCGTATTCGAGATTCAGACGAGAGAACTCGTACTGACGTGGATGGCAAGGAATAGTGATGTTATCCAGTACCCAGTCGTACAGACGACGGTTATCTTGGAACTCCAGCGTACAGATGGAATGGGTGATCCCTTCCAGCGCATCGGAAATGCAGTGGGTGAAGTCGTACATCGGGTAGATGCACCACTTGTTGCCGGTCTGATGGTGCTCAGCAAACTTGATACGGTAGATAACCGGATCGCGCATCACGATGAACGGAGAGGCCATGTCGATTTTGGCACGCAGACACGCGCTACCTTCGGCAAACTCACCGTTTTTCATCTTCTCGAACAGCGCCAAGTTCTCTTCTACGCTGCGATCACGATACGGGCTGTTTTTACCCGGCTCAGTCAGGGTGCCGCGGTATTCGCGCATTTGCTCAGCAGTCAGCTCATCCACATACGCCAGACCTTTTTGGATCAGCTCAATCGCATACTGATGCAGCTGATCAAAATAGTCGGATGAATAGCAGATATCCCCACTCCACTCAAAACCCAGCCATTTCACGTCGTTCTGGATAGATTCCACGAACTCCATGTCTTCTTTTGCCGGGTTAGTATCATCAAAGCGCAGGTTGCACTGACCCTGATAATCCTTGGCAATGCCGAAGTTCAGGCAGATAGATTTGGCATGACCGATATGCAGATAGCCATTTGGCTCCGGCGGAAAACGGGTATGCACGCTGGTATGTTTACCGGACGCCAGATCTTCATCGATGATCTGACGGATAAAGTTAGTCGGGCGGGCTTCAGCCTCACTCATTTTTTTACCCTCACTCGCGGTGATGCAACAACATAACCTAGTATCATCCACAATACCTGTGCTGCAAACAACTGTTGCAGACACAATACTGCACAAAAACCGAAAAAAAACCCGCCATTAGGCGGGTTGAACCGAGCACAACATGCACAAAGTGTGTGAAGACGGCGTTCGCCGCCAAAATCCTCCCGTGGCAAGCGTCGGGGAGGCAATCATGTCCCGTTTAGGAAGTTGGCCAATACCGCTTCCCTTACCGGCGGCCAACCGGTAAGGAAATTTACCGAGGGATAAACCTCAACGCTTATTTAACGCTCTCTACACGGCTAGCACGCTTGCCATCTGGGCTGACAGTACGAACTTGTACTTCACCAGTGACAGTCGGCTTCGCTGCGGCGTCGTAACGCTGCCACGTTTTACCGTTGTCGGCAGAGTATTCAACCGCCAGACCCGGCAACGCGGTGTTTACTTCCAACACGCCTGCTGTCACTACCGCACCCGGTACCGGCAGACGGTACTGCACACCGGCAGCATCCAGCTTCGCCAGCTCACGCTGACCCAACAGGTTGGCAAAACGCGCCCAATCACGGTTCAGCGCTTTGCTGTTCACGTAATGGGTTTCACCGCCTTTGAACTCACGACCCGCCACGTAATCCAGCTCCCAATCCGCTTGGTGCCAAGCACGCTCAGCCAGTGGCAGCATACGTGGGAAGATCATGTATTCCATGCCAGGGTCGGTACGGATACTTTCACTCCAGAACTGACCTTGTACGCCTGTCGCGCCGCCCCACTTCTTATCGCTCTTCGCGTTAAAGTGGTTGCCGTCACGGTCTACTGAGGTTTCCGCGTTTTGTGGCAAGTTGTCTGGCGCGAAACCGAACACTTTACGCTCATCGCTGAAACGGGTTGCCCAGTAATAACCGCTCTCTTTCGGGTTCACTTCGTATGGCATATCGAAGTACACGTAATCTGGGTTAGAGACCACCAGCTCATAGCCTTTGTTCACCCAATCATTGGCTGAATCAAAGCCGCCCCAGTACAGGGTATCCCAGAAGTTCACACCGGTTTTCTTAGTTGCAAAGTCAGATGCGCCGCTGGCATCTTTCAGGCCATCTTGCCACGCCATCATGGTAGTGATGCCATGCTTGTTCACCAACTGGCTGACTTCTTTCGCAAACTGACTTGGCAGGTGTTCAAAATCAGAAACCTTGCCGCTTTCGACCATCTTCTGACATACCGGAGACTTGGCCCACGGCTTATCTTCTTTGCTCTGGTCGATCGTGCCACGCCAATCTACTTTCTCGGCCGCGTTCACATCTTGGAAGCCTCCGCCCAAGCGAATGTTCTTCGCTTCGTCACCACCAAAGTGCCAAGTTTGCAGCGGCATACCGGCTTCTTTGTGCATCGCCGCCACTTCACCGATCACCTTATCGACGAACGCTTGAGACGATTCCAAGCACGGGTTTAGGTAGCTAGTGCGGTTATAGAACTGTACAGACAGCGTGTTAGAGGTATCTTGCGGATCCAGCAGACGATACTGGTTCGCTTCGGCCTCTTTGCCTTCCGCCATCAGTTTCTTGTAGCGCGCTTCCATCGATACGACCGCCGCACGCGCGTGCGCTGGCATATCCAGCTCTGGGATCACCTCGATGTTACGCGCCTTGGCGTACTTCAGGATATCCACATAATCTTGCTTGCTGTAGAAGCCACTACCTTGGTTGTTGCTGTCAGGACCTGAGCCCAACTGAGGCAGCAGACACTGAGTTTCGCTCAAATCATGGCAACGCTGGCTGCCCACGTCGGTCAGCTCAGGCAGACCAGGGATCTCCAAACGCCAGCCTTCATCATCACTCAGGTGGAAGTGGAATTTGTTCAGCTTGTACGCTGCCATTTGATCCAGCAGACGCAGAATGCTTTCTTTGTTGTGGAAGTTACGGCCAACATCGGCATGCATACCACGGTGTTCAAAGCGAGGCATATCCTTCACAGTCACGGTGGCGATGGTTTTGCTGCCATCCATCGGGATCAGTGAAATCAGAGACTGCAAGCCATAGAACGCACCCGCGGCGTCATTACCCACAATCTGCGCGCCTTGTGGTGTCACTTTCAGGGTATAGGCCCCTTCGGTCTGCCACTTACCTTTAAACGCCGCCTTGTTGATTTTCACGTCTACCGGATAAGCATCCGCTGCGCTAGAGGTTGTCACCCCTAACTGCGTCAAACGCTCGCTAACTGCGTCCAGTGTGGTTTTCGGCAGTGCCAATGTTTGGATATTGATACCGTTTGCCAAGCTGGCATCGGCTTTACCCACAGTGACTTCCACTGGGGTTGGCAGGATCTGACCACGCAGCTGCTGCGCTGGCAGAACCGGCACATCTTGGTTCTTAGCGTAACGGGTTTGCGCATTCATCAGCACGTTTTTGTCACCACTGGTACGCTTCCAGTTATCACCGGTGATTGGAGCCGAAAACTCGCTCACGTTTTCAGTGTCAGTATTGCTGATGACTTTTGGCTTAGCATCACCGGCGGTGACATACCAACGTGGCATGAAGTCAGTTTCAAACAGCTGCCAGTACTCGCCAATGATAGGAATTTCAACCACTTCACCGGATTGGAAACCATCAAACTTGTCAGTTGGCTCCAGTTTATGCAGGTCACCGGTTACGTGAGAGATCTTGAATTGTTCATTTTCCACCGCCAGGATTTGGCGGATGCTGTGGAAATAGATGGTCCATGCTTTACCGCTGATTTCACCGCCATTGTTGGTCAGTGTAATCGTGGCCTTGTTACACGCCGCCCACTCGGCACCCAGCGCGCCACAGTTGACACCGTTTTCGCCACCGTGGTTATCCAGTACTGCGTACTGCACATTCAACTGGCTACCCATACGGTTAACCAGAGTCTGGTTGCTGTCGCCGCTACCGGCACAACCGGTCAACGCCATCGTGGTCGCGATAGCAATGGCAGATAATCTCAACATAAAACCCCCTAAAACACTCCAAGAGCCTGAAAAAAGATGTGATCAGGCCGTCAAACCCGGCCCCAAAGGGACCGGGAAATCACAACTAAACAAAGATAGAGATAAAACGGATTACGCTTTTACGGTAGGAATGCTGATGTTGCTCAGATCTTCAGTCGCAGGGATGCGCTTCATTTCTGTTGCGATGATTTCAGCTTGTGGGCCCAGAATAATCTGCAGATTGTTCTCACCCAGCTTCACCACACCTTTCGCGCCCAGCGCTTTCAGTACACGCTCATCAGCGATGCTGCGGTCTTTCATGGTCAGACGCAGACGAGTGATACAAGCATCGATAGTGGTCAGGTTGGCATGGCCGCCCAGCGCTTTCAGATACTTTTTCGCCAGCTCTTGGTTGTCAGTGCTGTGCACAGTTTCAACCAGCTCTTCGTCTTCGTCATCTTCACGGCCTGGAGTTTTCAGGTTGAACTTAACGATAGCGAAGCGGAACACGAAGTAGTACACCGCGGAGAAGGCAAAGCCTTGCAGAACCAGCATGTACCACTGAGTAGCCAGCGGGTTACGTGAAGACAGCACCATATCCACCAGACCCGCACTGAAGCCAAAGCCTGCAATCCAATGCATGGAAGCGGCGATGAATACAGAGATACCGGTCAACAGCGCGTGGATCACATACAGAACCGGCGCTACGAACATGAAGGAGAATTCCAGCGGCTCAGTTACACCGGTGAAAAACGCAGCGAACGCAGCAGCCAGCATGATAGACGCAACTTTCTCGCGGTTTTCACGCTTAGCAGTGTGGTAAATCGCCAATGCAGCGCCCGGCAGACCGAACATCATGATTGGGAAGAAACCAGCCTGGTACATACCAGTCACACCCAGCACCGCTTTACCAGCGTCGATAGATGCCTGACCGCCCAAGAAGTTAGGGATGTCGTTAATACCGGCAACGTCGAACCAGAACACGGAGTTCAGTGCGTGGTGCAGACCAACCGGGATCAGCAGACGGTTGAAGAATGCATAGATACCCGCGCCTACAGCGCCCATACCCTGGATGCCTTCACCGAAGCTTACCAGACCGTTATAAATCACCGGCCATACGTACATCAGTACGAAGGCAACAGCAATCATCAGGAAAGAAGTCAGGATTGGAACCAGACGACGGCCGCTGAAGAATGCCAGCGCTTTGTGCAGTTCTACAGTGCTATAGCGGTTATACAGCTCAGCAGAGATGATACCGACCAGAATGCCGATAAACTGGTTGTTAATCTTACCGAACGCAGCCGGTACCTGATCCATTGGGATACCCTGGATCTGGGAAACTGCCCCCGGAGACAGCAGCGTGGTCAGGACTAAGTAGCCCACGAAACCGGTCAGTGCCGCAGCACCGTCTTTATCTTTTGACATACCGTAAGCAACACCGACCGCAAACAGTACGGACATGTTGTCGATAATTGCCGCGCCAGACTTGATAAAGAACGCCGCTAGTGCGCTGTTACCACCCCAAGCTACCGGGTCAATCCAGTAACCGACCCCCATCAAAATTGCAGCAGCAGGCAAAGTGGCAACTGGTACCATCAATGCACGGCCGACTCTCTGTAAGTATCCTAGAATATTCACGTTGGTATCCCCTATTTCGGTTTCCAAACCTAATTATTTCTGCCTTCCAGCTCTCTACCCGTCGCTACTCAGTTTTGGTTATGAAACGAGTCACACAAGCAAAACTGAATGTTTCCACACACCTTTTATTTGGTATGACCGAGTGTAAGAGTTTTATTTTGCCTCGCAAATTAAAACCACCTTGTTTGTGATCACAATCACCGCAATGGGGTAATAAACAGGCAATTTGCTAGCCAGATCATAAAACTTATTTTATCATCCAAAACATGCTCAGGTTTGCGATAAGCTCACTCACAACACGGTTTTACTCAATTCAGGTTAGTTTAAGAGGTGTACAATGCGCTTAATTCCGCTATCAACAGCCAAGGACGTTGGATTATGGTCAGCCCGTTACATTGCCGACCGCATTAATGCCTTTAAACCCACAGCTGAGCGTCCGTTCGTATTAGGTTTACCGACCGGTGGTACACCGCTGGCAACCTATAAGCGCTTGATCGAGCTGCATAAAGCCGGTGAAGTGAGCTTTGCTAATGTCGTAACCTTCAACATGGATGAATACGTTGGTTTACCGGAAGATCATCCGGAAAGCTACCATTCTTTCATGCATCGCAATTTCTTCGACCACGTTGATATTAAACCAGAAAATATTAACCTGCTCGACGGTAATGCTGCAGATGTTCATGCTGAATGCCGCCGTTACGAAGAGAAAATTAAGTCCTACGGTAAAATCAATCTGTTTATGGGCGGTGTTGGCAACGATGGCCACATTGCCTTTAACGAACCGGCGTCTTCTCTGGCTTCACGTACACGGATCAAGACCCTGACCGAAGATACCCGTATCGCCAACTCCCGTTTCTTTAACGGCGACATGACCCAGGTACCTAAGTACTCCCTGACTGTCGGTGTCGGCACTTTGCTGGACTCCGAAGAGATCATGATCCTAGTTACCGGCCATGCCAAAGCGCTGGCGCTGCAGGCTGCCGTTGAAGGCTGCGTCAACCACCTGTGGACGATTTCCGCTCTGCAACTGCATCCGAAGTCCATGATCGTCTGTGACGAGCCTTCAACCATGGAGCTGAAAGTCAAAACGGTTAAATACTTCCGTGAGCTTGAAGCGGCCAACATCAACAATATTTAAGAAGGTCATCTATGAAATATGCCCTGACAAATTGCCGTGTTTACTCCGGCTATGACATTCTGGATAACCATGCGGTTATCATTAACGGTGACGTCATCGAGTCAGTCTGCCCGTTGAGCGAACTGCCGGCGGGGATCGCAATCGTCGATCTGGATGGCGCCAACGTCAGCCCGGGTTTCATTGATGTCCAGCTGAACGGCTGTGGCGGCGTGATGCTGAACGATGCCGTGACCGAAGAAACCTTGCATATCATGCAGCGCGCCAACCTGAAATCCGGTTGCACCAGCTATCTGCCAACCTTGATCACCACCAGCGATAGCGAAATGAAAACCGCCATCGCCGTGATGGAAAGCTATCTGCAAGCGCACAAAAACCAAGCGCTGGGTCTGCACCTGGAAGGGCCATACCTGAATATCCTGAAAAAAGGGATTCACAGCCCAGACTTCATTCGCCCAGCGGATGAAGCAATGGTGGACTATATCTGCGAGCACGCCGATGCCGTGACCAAAGTCACCTTGGCACCAGAACTGGCACCCGCTAGCCTGATTGGTAAGCTGGTCGACTCCGGTATTGTGGTTTCCGGTGGCCACACCAACGCCAGCTACGCCGAAGCCCGCGCAGGCTTTACTGCCGGCGTGAGTTTCACCACCCACCTGTTCAACGCCATGCCGCCAATCACTGGCCGTGAGCCGGGTATGGTTGGCGCGATTTTGGACACTCCAGATGTGTACACCGGCATTATTGCTGACGGTTTCCACGTTTCTTGGTCCAACATCCGTCTGGCGCACAAAATGAAAGGCGAGAAACTGGTTCTCGTGACGGACGCCACAGCTCCAGCAGGCGCTAACATTGACCACTTCATTTTCGTCGGTAAAAAAGTATATTACCGTGATGGGAAGTGTGTAGATGAAAACGGCACTCTGGGCGGCTCCGCACTGACCATGATCGAAGCAGTACAAAACTGCGTCGAGCACATCGGCATCGCACTGGATGAA harbors:
- a CDS encoding DUF4442 domain-containing protein — encoded protein: MPAFLFRAWIFRWALNLWPPFFGAGIRIRRLDRDFRCCEVTLAFRWWNKNINRSQFGGSLFAMTDPIYALMLIGRLGPDYMVWDKAADIDFIRPGWGKLTASFEISEGRYEEILAATANGEKCLPQFTVAIKDAQGEIVARVNRTLYVRRKCKTEEVVAPLDAHRPHFATGDKPHEKNKAG
- a CDS encoding beta-N-acetylhexosaminidase: MLRLSAIAIATTMALTGCAGSGDSNQTLVNRMGSQLNVQYAVLDNHGGENGVNCGALGAEWAACNKATITLTNNGGEISGKAWTIYFHSIRQILAVENEQFKISHVTGDLHKLEPTDKFDGFQSGEVVEIPIIGEYWQLFETDFMPRWYVTAGDAKPKVISNTDTENVSEFSAPITGDNWKRTSGDKNVLMNAQTRYAKNQDVPVLPAQQLRGQILPTPVEVTVGKADASLANGINIQTLALPKTTLDAVSERLTQLGVTTSSAADAYPVDVKINKAAFKGKWQTEGAYTLKVTPQGAQIVGNDAAGAFYGLQSLISLIPMDGSKTIATVTVKDMPRFEHRGMHADVGRNFHNKESILRLLDQMAAYKLNKFHFHLSDDEGWRLEIPGLPELTDVGSQRCHDLSETQCLLPQLGSGPDSNNQGSGFYSKQDYVDILKYAKARNIEVIPELDMPAHARAAVVSMEARYKKLMAEGKEAEANQYRLLDPQDTSNTLSVQFYNRTSYLNPCLESSQAFVDKVIGEVAAMHKEAGMPLQTWHFGGDEAKNIRLGGGFQDVNAAEKVDWRGTIDQSKEDKPWAKSPVCQKMVESGKVSDFEHLPSQFAKEVSQLVNKHGITTMMAWQDGLKDASGASDFATKKTGVNFWDTLYWGGFDSANDWVNKGYELVVSNPDYVYFDMPYEVNPKESGYYWATRFSDERKVFGFAPDNLPQNAETSVDRDGNHFNAKSDKKWGGATGVQGQFWSESIRTDPGMEYMIFPRMLPLAERAWHQADWELDYVAGREFKGGETHYVNSKALNRDWARFANLLGQRELAKLDAAGVQYRLPVPGAVVTAGVLEVNTALPGLAVEYSADNGKTWQRYDAAAKPTVTGEVQVRTVSPDGKRASRVESVK
- the glnS gene encoding glutamine--tRNA ligase codes for the protein MSEAEARPTNFIRQIIDEDLASGKHTSVHTRFPPEPNGYLHIGHAKSICLNFGIAKDYQGQCNLRFDDTNPAKEDMEFVESIQNDVKWLGFEWSGDICYSSDYFDQLHQYAIELIQKGLAYVDELTAEQMREYRGTLTEPGKNSPYRDRSVEENLALFEKMKNGEFAEGSACLRAKIDMASPFIVMRDPVIYRIKFAEHHQTGNKWCIYPMYDFTHCISDALEGITHSICTLEFQDNRRLYDWVLDNITIPCHPRQYEFSRLNLEYAIMSKRKLNQLVTEQVVSGWDDPRMPTISGLRRRGYTPESIREFCRRIGVTKQDNLVEMSALEACIREDLNENAPRAMAVLDPVRVVIENLPEGHLEVLQAPVHPNKAEMGTRELPFTREIFIDRADFREEANKQYKRLVLGKEVRLRNAYVIKAERVEKDAEGNIQTVFCTYDADTLGKDPADGRKVKGVIHWVSADKGVPAEIRVYDRLFSVANPAAADDFLSTINPESLVIRRGVVEPSLAQAPAEKAYQFEREGYFCVDSKDSSAEHLVFNRTVGLRDTYQAG
- a CDS encoding alpha/beta fold hydrolase, which codes for MINYKQQGEGPVLVLIHGLFGTLDNLGLLARDLVNDYRIIQVDLRNHGQSFHNTEMNYEAMAADVLQLLDQLQIPQASFIGHSMGGKVAMKIAQLAPTRVEQLVVLDMSPVDYQTRRHDQVFSALHAVDQARPTRRAQAAELMRHHLKEEGVIQFLLKSFAPSDESSWRFAVRELENNYPQIVGWNEGTPFNKPVLFIKGEHSPYIQDKFRPDILRQFPQAKAHVIQGTGHWLHAEKPDAVLRAIRRFLNADSR
- the seqA gene encoding replication initiation negative regulator SeqA, with the translated sequence MKIIEVDEELYRIIAGHTQHIGESASDILRRMLNLSPSSEPRPAGIVVSRDAGKECSVDRVRAVRELLLSDEYAAQTKAIGRFMQILSSLYSLDPSGFTAATEELRGRTRVYFAEDEATLLLHGTHTKPKAIPGTPYWVITNTNSGRKRAMVEQIMTAMQFPAELTDKVCGTI
- a CDS encoding DUF2788 domain-containing protein — its product is MLYKHMETIEAIGLDLFFIVLFFFIGMAIQDVLKRGNVPPFGRRIVWLVLFLGCAGFVAKGLIQLYWEGAGIG
- the fldA gene encoding flavodoxin FldA yields the protein MASVGIFFGSDTGNTENIAKMIQKQLGKHLVDVRDIAKSSKEDIDNFDLLLLGIPTWYYGEAQCDWDDFFPTLEEIDFNNKLVAIFGCGDQEDYAEYFCDAMGSLRDIVEARGGVIVGHWPTAGYHFEASKALVDDQNFVGLCIDEDRQPELTAERVEKWVKQVYEEMCLAELDN
- the ybfE gene encoding LexA regulated protein; the encoded protein is MAKENTDRTTLDLFADERRPGRPKTNPLPRHEQLRINKRNQLKRDKSKGLRRIELKVDSRVVEALNVLAHEQQMSRSELIEQILLEKLGLDAEEFALNLTDSPK
- the fur gene encoding ferric iron uptake transcriptional regulator, which translates into the protein MTDNNTALKKAGLKVTLPRLKILELLQTGDCQHISAEDLYKKLIDMGEEIGLATVYRVLNQFDDAGIVSRHNFEGGKSVFELTQQHHHDHLICLDCGKVIEFSDDFIEQRQKEIAQRYGIRLTNHSLYLYGHCADGDCRQNESLHDPKN
- the nagB gene encoding glucosamine-6-phosphate deaminase; its protein translation is MRLIPLSTAKDVGLWSARYIADRINAFKPTAERPFVLGLPTGGTPLATYKRLIELHKAGEVSFANVVTFNMDEYVGLPEDHPESYHSFMHRNFFDHVDIKPENINLLDGNAADVHAECRRYEEKIKSYGKINLFMGGVGNDGHIAFNEPASSLASRTRIKTLTEDTRIANSRFFNGDMTQVPKYSLTVGVGTLLDSEEIMILVTGHAKALALQAAVEGCVNHLWTISALQLHPKSMIVCDEPSTMELKVKTVKYFRELEAANINNI